The uncultured Acidilobus sp. JCHS genome contains a region encoding:
- a CDS encoding transposase, whose protein sequence is MPVIYVDPRNTSKVCPIHGAEIIYGRNRHGICSRGGETWHRDVVGCYNLLLRALGGDGGAAPSRLRAFVAVDGGPVPLGPKESHDPPTVKLGRWLRAKSLHSIMTDHKMIEMRV, encoded by the coding sequence GTGCCAGTCATTTACGTTGACCCCAGGAACACCTCAAAGGTATGTCCAATACACGGCGCTGAGATTATATACGGCAGAAATAGGCACGGCATCTGCTCAAGGGGAGGCGAGACGTGGCACAGGGACGTGGTTGGCTGCTACAACCTCCTTCTGAGGGCCCTGGGCGGCGATGGGGGCGCTGCCCCAAGCCGCCTGAGGGCCTTTGTTGCCGTAGATGGGGGCCCCGTGCCGTTGGGCCCGAAGGAGTCCCATGACCCACCTACCGTTAAGCTCGGTAGGTGGCTAAGGGCTAAGTCCCTACACTCGATCATGACTGATCATAAAATGATTGAAATGAGAGTGTAG
- a CDS encoding Gamma-aminobutyrate permease, with protein sequence MAEDLGIRTDRELRRALDRRRLLFLSIGEIIGAGWLFAPLYAASYAGGAALLAWIIAGAFVLLIAFANAEIASAIPKSGGLVRYPHYAFGGFAGFLTGWVYFLAITAVPPTEALTATRYLSFFFPQLYNAATGKLTPLGYLVAYLFLALFAYVNYMGVRAVGETVYGLGWWKVIIPSLTAIIMIALAFVPSNFTAGGGFVPTSGTAPYTGWAAVFYAIPSAGVMFAYLGFRQAIEYGGEGKDPSRDVPFAVITAILIAMSIYILLEVAFIGAIH encoded by the coding sequence ATGGCCGAGGACCTGGGCATCAGGACTGACAGGGAGCTGAGGAGGGCCCTTGACAGAAGGCGCCTCCTCTTCCTCTCCATTGGTGAGATAATCGGGGCAGGCTGGCTCTTCGCCCCCCTCTACGCAGCCTCGTACGCCGGCGGCGCTGCCCTGCTGGCCTGGATCATAGCGGGCGCCTTCGTCCTGCTCATAGCCTTCGCCAACGCCGAGATAGCCTCAGCCATACCGAAGTCAGGGGGCCTGGTGAGGTACCCCCACTACGCCTTCGGCGGGTTCGCGGGCTTCCTGACGGGCTGGGTCTACTTCCTCGCTATAACGGCTGTGCCCCCTACTGAGGCCCTCACAGCTACGCGGTACCTCTCCTTCTTCTTCCCGCAGCTTTACAACGCGGCGACTGGCAAGCTAACCCCCCTTGGCTACCTCGTGGCCTACCTGTTCCTGGCGCTCTTCGCCTACGTCAACTATATGGGGGTCAGGGCGGTCGGCGAGACCGTCTACGGGCTGGGCTGGTGGAAGGTGATCATACCTTCGCTTACGGCCATAATTATGATAGCCCTCGCCTTCGTCCCCTCCAACTTCACGGCTGGAGGGGGCTTCGTGCCCACGAGCGGCACCGCCCCATACACGGGCTGGGCTGCCGTCTTCTACGCGATACCCTCGGCGGGCGTCATGTTCGCCTACCTGGGCTTCAGGCAGGCCATAGAGTACGGAGGGGAGGGCAAGGACCCGAGCAGGGACGTGCCCTTCGCCGTTATCACGGCCATACTGATAGCCATGTCAATATACATACTGTTGGAGGTCGCCTTCATAGGGGCCATACACTGA